A genomic window from Helianthus annuus cultivar XRQ/B unplaced genomic scaffold, HanXRQr2.0-SUNRISE HanXRQChr00c004, whole genome shotgun sequence includes:
- the LOC110882370 gene encoding pre-mRNA-splicing factor syf2, protein MNEARKANQSAMVAEKKRKDGPQESRGISKQKWLDERKKKIGKLLDANGLDMKEAYMLDTQQVAETKYKKWEKEPAPAGWDVFNQKTLYDAHKKRTKKIDVDLEEYNRMKEADPEFYREASSLQYGKAPKVSEDKIERMVKELRDKDEKRNAFSRRRRFHEEKDIDSINDRNEHFNKKIERAFGRYTLEIKNNLERGTALPD, encoded by the exons ATG AACGAGGCAAGGAAAGCCAATCAAAGTGCCATGGTGgcagaaaagaaaagaaaggatgGTCCACAAGAGTCGAGGGGAATTTCAAAACAGAAGTGGTTGGATGAGAGGAAGAAGAAGATCGGGAAACTTCTAGATGCAAACGGGTTGGATATGAAAGAAGCATATATGTTAGATACGCAGCAGGTGGCAGAAACAAAGTACAAAAAATGGGAGAAGGAACCTGCTCCAGCTGGTTGGGATG TGTTTAATCAGAAAACCTTGTATGATGCGCACAAGAAAAGGACAAAGAAGATTGACGTTGATCTTGAAGAATACAACAGAATGAAGGAAGCAGATCCTGAGTTTTACAGAGAAGCTTCAAGTCTGCAATATGGAAAG GCACCTAAAGTTTCAGAGGATAAGATTGAAAGGATGGTGAAGGAGCTAAGGGACAAAGATGAGAAGAGGAATGCGTTTAGTAGGAGAAGAAGATTTCATGAAGAGAAGGACATCGACTCCATTAATGACCGTAACGAGCATTTCAATAAGAAGATTGAACGCGCGTTTGGCAGATACACGCTCGAGATCAAGAACAATCTCGAGAGAGGAACTGCTTTGCCTGATTGA